In the Haloferula helveola genome, one interval contains:
- a CDS encoding SRPBCC family protein — protein MKIHILEQTQDLPISVEQAWEFFSSPRNLDEITPDELGFRIESCRSEVMHEGQIITYKVKILPGVWVPWVTEIKAVEDKVAFVDEQRFGPYAFWHHRHHFTEINGGVRMQDLVHYGLPMGPFGAIAHGLFVRSKLERIFQHRREVLEERFGKL, from the coding sequence ATGAAGATTCACATCCTCGAACAGACGCAGGACCTGCCCATTTCCGTGGAGCAAGCTTGGGAGTTCTTTTCCTCGCCCCGCAATCTCGACGAGATCACGCCGGATGAGCTCGGATTCCGGATCGAGAGCTGTCGCTCCGAAGTCATGCACGAGGGGCAGATCATTACCTACAAGGTCAAGATCCTGCCGGGCGTCTGGGTTCCATGGGTGACCGAGATCAAGGCGGTGGAGGACAAGGTCGCGTTTGTCGACGAACAGCGTTTCGGGCCCTACGCCTTCTGGCATCACCGGCATCACTTCACAGAAATCAATGGCGGGGTGCGAATGCAGGACCTCGTCCACTACGGACTGCCGATGGGCCCGTTCGGAGCGATTGCCCACGGCTTGTTCGTGAGGAGCAAGCTTGAGCGAATTTTCCAACACCGCAGAGAGGTGCTCGAAGAAAGGTTCGGGAAGTTGTGA
- the gatA gene encoding Asp-tRNA(Asn)/Glu-tRNA(Gln) amidotransferase subunit GatA, translated as MSLATSTIAGLRKRLVAGEIRPSDILDDLATAIAERDGDVGAYLSHDLESAKALADQSDLSLPLGGIPIGLKDNINAIGERCTCGSRYLENGYRAPYDATVTARLKQAGAVPFGRLNMDEFAMGSSTENSALGRTRNPHDPERIPGGSSGGSAAAVAAGTAIATLGSDTGGSIRQPASHCGVVGLKPSYGRVSRYGLVAFASSLDQIGPLTRTVEDSALLLQVIAGHDTADSTCLDAPVPDFTADLGKGVSGMKLGMPKEYFSDGIDPEVRALVEARAAKLEEAGAELVEISLPHTEHAVATYYIIAPAEASSNLSRFDGIRYGHRSSEHEDLLDLYRKSREEGFGPEVKRRILLGTYVLSSGYYDAYYSRAQKVRTLIRRDFEEAFSKVDAILSPVVPSPARKIGVNSDDPLQEYLSDIYTIAANLAGICAISVPCGAVTSAGSELPVGLQILGPHLGEAQLLQVAAAAE; from the coding sequence ATGTCTCTCGCCACCTCCACGATTGCCGGACTCCGCAAGCGACTTGTCGCCGGTGAAATCCGTCCATCCGATATCCTCGATGACCTCGCCACCGCCATTGCCGAGCGGGATGGGGATGTCGGCGCATACCTTTCCCACGATCTTGAGTCGGCCAAGGCACTTGCCGATCAATCCGATCTCAGCCTGCCCCTTGGCGGGATCCCGATCGGACTGAAGGACAACATCAATGCCATCGGCGAGCGTTGCACCTGTGGATCGCGCTATCTCGAAAACGGCTACCGGGCACCCTACGACGCCACGGTGACCGCACGCCTCAAGCAGGCCGGCGCGGTGCCCTTCGGGCGACTGAACATGGATGAGTTCGCGATGGGCTCATCGACCGAGAATTCCGCCCTCGGCAGGACCCGGAACCCTCACGATCCCGAAAGAATACCGGGTGGTTCGTCCGGAGGTTCGGCCGCCGCTGTGGCCGCCGGCACGGCGATCGCCACTCTGGGGTCGGATACCGGAGGCTCGATCCGGCAGCCCGCATCCCACTGCGGCGTCGTTGGCCTCAAGCCCTCCTACGGCCGCGTTTCCAGATATGGACTGGTCGCCTTCGCGTCATCGCTTGACCAGATCGGCCCTCTCACGCGGACGGTCGAGGATTCGGCGCTCCTGCTGCAGGTGATTGCCGGACACGATACGGCGGACTCGACTTGCCTCGATGCACCCGTTCCGGATTTTACCGCAGATCTGGGCAAGGGCGTGTCCGGAATGAAGCTCGGAATGCCCAAGGAGTATTTCTCCGACGGAATCGATCCCGAGGTGCGTGCGCTTGTCGAAGCTCGCGCGGCCAAGCTGGAGGAAGCTGGCGCCGAGTTGGTCGAGATCTCATTGCCGCACACCGAGCACGCCGTCGCGACCTACTACATCATCGCTCCCGCTGAGGCGTCTTCGAATCTCTCCCGTTTCGATGGAATTCGCTACGGTCACCGTAGTAGCGAGCACGAGGATCTTCTCGATCTCTACCGGAAGTCTCGCGAGGAAGGATTCGGCCCCGAAGTGAAGCGCCGGATCCTGCTCGGAACCTACGTGCTTTCGTCCGGCTACTACGACGCCTACTACAGCCGGGCGCAGAAAGTCCGGACGCTGATCCGCCGCGACTTCGAGGAAGCCTTCTCCAAAGTCGACGCGATCCTTTCGCCAGTGGTCCCTTCGCCTGCCCGGAAGATTGGGGTGAACAGCGACGATCCGCTGCAGGAGTATCTCTCGGACATCTACACCATCGCCGCCAATCTCGCGGGGATCTGCGCGATATCGGTGCCCTGCGGCGCCGTCACAAGCGCGGGTTCCGAGCTTCCGGTCGGCCTTCAGATCCTCGGCCCCCACCTTGGCGAGGCTCAACTCTTGCAGGTCGCCGCTGCGGCCGAATAG
- a CDS encoding YraN family protein: MRPASFLVRRFSRLLNGPCRLTTAKGERISSAEVGVLGERIARQWLRANGAKILYRNFRAPQGGEVDIVARSGSLLLFVEVKTRTSSGFGRPLDAVNLEKQKLIRRGANEWLRLLGSREIPWRFDVIEVILTEGQAPGVHRVENAFS, encoded by the coding sequence GTGCGGCCCGCTTCTTTCCTCGTCCGACGATTCAGCCGTCTGCTCAACGGGCCCTGTCGCCTGACGACCGCAAAAGGCGAGCGAATCTCTTCGGCCGAGGTGGGCGTGCTTGGCGAGCGGATCGCCCGACAATGGCTTCGAGCAAACGGCGCGAAGATTCTCTACCGAAACTTCCGTGCTCCACAGGGAGGAGAAGTCGACATCGTCGCCCGGTCCGGGAGCTTGCTGCTCTTCGTGGAGGTCAAAACCCGAACTTCTTCCGGATTCGGGCGTCCCCTCGACGCGGTGAACCTCGAAAAGCAGAAGCTCATCCGGCGAGGCGCCAACGAGTGGCTCCGTCTGCTCGGATCCCGCGAGATCCCATGGAGGTTCGACGTGATCGAAGTGATCCTCACCGAGGGCCAAGCACCCGGAGTCCACCGGGTCGAGAACGCGTTCTCCTGA
- a CDS encoding CAP domain-containing protein, protein MKTTSLLPWVGLGGMLLLASCSSSLDTTRVPMSATASHSTPSKSISQSAVVRKLDASINAYRRSIGREPLQRHSGLDRMAQEHCEFMARNRGKFSVGSQNISHYGFEQRTMVAQRTYGMGSVAENVAGGVIQGDIASQLTSAWTGSKGHRFNLKQKWHTSGLGVYVAADGMVYATQIFATKGLSAPTKMAFREHLGGF, encoded by the coding sequence ATGAAAACAACCAGCCTGCTTCCATGGGTCGGTTTGGGGGGCATGCTCCTTCTGGCATCCTGCTCCTCGAGCCTCGACACCACCCGTGTGCCGATGTCGGCCACGGCCAGCCACTCGACGCCATCCAAGTCGATCTCGCAATCCGCAGTTGTCCGCAAACTGGATGCCTCGATCAATGCCTACCGGCGTTCGATCGGCCGTGAACCGCTCCAACGTCACTCCGGTCTCGATCGGATGGCTCAGGAGCACTGCGAGTTCATGGCCCGAAATCGCGGCAAGTTCTCGGTCGGCTCGCAGAACATCAGCCACTACGGCTTTGAACAGCGGACCATGGTCGCACAGCGCACCTACGGGATGGGATCGGTCGCCGAGAATGTCGCCGGCGGAGTCATCCAAGGAGACATCGCCAGCCAGCTCACCAGTGCGTGGACCGGATCGAAAGGCCACCGCTTCAATCTGAAGCAGAAGTGGCACACTTCCGGACTCGGCGTCTACGTCGCCGCAGACGGGATGGTCTATGCGACCCAGATCTTTGCGACGAAAGGTCTCTCGGCTCCGACAAAGATGGCTTTCCGGGAGCATCTCGGCGGGTTTTGA
- the acpS gene encoding holo-ACP synthase: protein MSIFGIGIDVIEVERIERLLEGYGGKFAEKVFTRTEREYCDAQSRPGLHYAARFSAKEAVAKAFGTGIGKDLEWLDMEVRRRSSGAPQLVLSGAGKRFAESQGIVEVLISLTHAKSYAAANAVAMTASL from the coding sequence ATGAGCATTTTCGGGATCGGAATCGATGTGATCGAGGTCGAGCGCATCGAACGCCTGCTCGAAGGCTACGGCGGCAAATTCGCGGAGAAGGTATTCACCCGGACGGAGAGGGAGTATTGCGACGCCCAGAGCCGCCCCGGACTCCACTACGCCGCCCGCTTTTCCGCCAAGGAGGCGGTTGCCAAGGCCTTCGGAACCGGAATCGGCAAGGATCTGGAGTGGCTGGACATGGAAGTCCGGCGCCGCTCATCCGGGGCTCCCCAGCTGGTCCTCAGCGGTGCCGGCAAGCGTTTCGCCGAGAGCCAGGGGATTGTCGAAGTCCTGATCAGTCTGACGCATGCCAAGTCCTATGCGGCGGCAAATGCGGTGGCGATGACTGCCTCACTTTGA
- a CDS encoding MATE family efflux transporter, whose translation MPKPGRSAEASQRAVPEARLLGGRLAGLSLPRQVAVLAVWPLLEQVLTFAVGMTDLTISGRMAEGHERVAILDAMALGGYVAWFFNILQIAVATGVMALVSRSFGARDYRLGREALGQGVWLGLAAGLVSLAVLQLGIPPLIHWMDLKPVAARLAEDYLRVFAFSGIFSGPLLAINAALRGSGDTRTPFIGMVTVNGVNMICSWLFVFGPEPLGGRGIEGIALGTVVGWGAGLLVVSLLVRGGEEELHWSVKALRLSLDTLKRIMRVGAPQALEIAGMWGIHAYGIRIISRLPAEGALGAHILAIRVESMSFLPGFAIATAAAALAGQYLGAGSKEMAVKAVRLCWKFAALVMSAMGVFFILGGRQVVELVAPDSALHVTLAAPLFVVCALSQPFFASCIVLKTSMRGAGATPMVIRYSFVSMIFFRIIVLGSASHFGMTSLIAVWIILSLDLVCQSFIFARLHFRGKWLDAKV comes from the coding sequence ATGCCGAAACCGGGACGCAGTGCCGAAGCGAGCCAGAGAGCGGTCCCGGAGGCCCGTCTCCTCGGCGGCCGTCTGGCCGGTCTGTCGCTTCCGAGGCAGGTCGCGGTGCTGGCGGTCTGGCCGCTGCTCGAACAGGTGCTGACGTTTGCCGTCGGGATGACCGACCTGACGATTTCGGGGCGCATGGCCGAGGGGCACGAGCGGGTCGCGATCCTCGATGCGATGGCATTGGGCGGCTACGTGGCCTGGTTTTTCAACATCCTCCAGATCGCGGTGGCGACCGGTGTGATGGCACTGGTATCCCGGTCCTTCGGAGCCCGGGACTACCGACTCGGCCGGGAAGCCCTCGGCCAAGGCGTTTGGCTCGGTCTCGCGGCGGGCCTCGTTTCCCTCGCCGTGCTCCAGCTCGGAATCCCTCCGCTGATTCATTGGATGGATCTCAAGCCGGTGGCCGCCCGCTTGGCGGAGGACTACCTGCGCGTGTTCGCTTTTTCCGGTATCTTCAGCGGCCCGCTGCTGGCCATCAATGCGGCGCTCCGCGGTTCGGGTGACACGCGGACGCCATTCATCGGGATGGTGACCGTCAACGGCGTCAACATGATCTGCAGCTGGCTGTTCGTGTTCGGCCCCGAACCACTCGGAGGACGCGGCATCGAGGGGATTGCTCTCGGCACGGTTGTCGGATGGGGAGCCGGTCTGCTGGTGGTCAGCTTGCTCGTGCGCGGAGGCGAAGAGGAACTCCACTGGTCGGTCAAGGCCCTGCGGTTGTCTCTCGACACCTTGAAACGGATCATGCGGGTCGGCGCGCCGCAGGCGCTCGAAATCGCCGGCATGTGGGGCATCCATGCCTATGGCATCCGGATCATCTCGAGACTGCCTGCGGAAGGCGCGCTTGGAGCGCACATCCTCGCGATCCGGGTCGAGTCGATGTCGTTCCTGCCGGGCTTCGCCATCGCCACCGCGGCGGCGGCTCTCGCCGGTCAATACCTCGGCGCCGGATCGAAGGAGATGGCGGTGAAGGCGGTGAGGTTGTGCTGGAAGTTCGCCGCACTGGTGATGTCGGCCATGGGTGTTTTCTTCATCCTCGGGGGGCGCCAGGTCGTCGAGCTGGTCGCACCCGACAGCGCCCTCCACGTTACTCTGGCGGCACCACTGTTCGTGGTGTGCGCACTCAGCCAACCCTTCTTCGCGAGCTGCATCGTCCTCAAGACCTCGATGCGTGGGGCAGGGGCCACTCCGATGGTCATCCGCTACTCGTTTGTCAGTATGATCTTCTTCCGGATCATCGTTCTCGGCAGCGCCTCGCACTTCGGAATGACCAGCCTGATCGCGGTCTGGATCATCTTGAGTCTCGACCTCGTCTGCCAGTCGTTCATTTTCGCGCGCCTCCACTTCCGTGGAAAATGGCTGGACGCGAAGGTCTGA
- the obgE gene encoding GTPase ObgE gives MFIDHIRIYAKAGDGGNGHVSFRREKFVPRGGPDGGDGGDGGAVILKVDPSTDNLRQYHFDPKLIAENGQHGSRFKRSGRKGKTVIGRVPPGTVVYRANADNIQDAVKLERSEEGIDLEPVIDLTENGQEFVLCTGGVGGKGNTHFKTATHQTPTESTPGTEGDRGVYYLELRRIADAGLVGFPNAGKSTLIGKLSHAHPKVASYPFTTLQPVVGVVEFDNFRRCTVADIPGLIEGAHENRGLGHEFLRHITRCRTLLFVIDMAGSEGRDPISDLEILRKEVREYDEELGEFPWIVIANKMDLEASEENLKIFRARFPKIRVIPISAEMEEGLEELRDYLDKEVGYRA, from the coding sequence ATGTTCATCGACCATATCCGGATTTACGCCAAGGCCGGCGACGGAGGAAACGGACACGTTTCCTTTCGACGCGAGAAATTCGTGCCCAGGGGCGGCCCCGACGGCGGCGACGGCGGTGATGGCGGCGCGGTGATCCTGAAGGTCGATCCATCGACCGACAACCTCCGCCAGTATCACTTCGATCCGAAGCTGATCGCCGAGAACGGCCAACACGGAAGCCGATTCAAGCGCAGCGGCCGCAAGGGGAAAACGGTGATCGGCCGGGTTCCTCCGGGGACGGTCGTGTATCGGGCGAATGCCGACAACATCCAGGATGCGGTAAAACTCGAGCGCAGCGAAGAAGGGATCGACCTCGAGCCGGTGATCGACCTGACGGAGAACGGGCAGGAATTCGTCCTCTGCACCGGTGGCGTCGGCGGCAAGGGGAACACCCATTTCAAAACAGCGACCCACCAGACGCCGACCGAGAGCACTCCGGGAACGGAGGGCGACCGGGGAGTTTACTATCTTGAACTTCGGCGCATCGCCGACGCCGGCCTCGTCGGATTCCCGAATGCCGGCAAGTCGACCCTCATCGGCAAGCTGTCGCACGCCCATCCGAAGGTCGCGAGTTATCCGTTCACCACCCTTCAACCGGTGGTCGGCGTGGTCGAGTTCGACAACTTCCGCCGCTGCACCGTCGCCGACATTCCCGGACTGATCGAAGGGGCTCACGAGAACCGTGGCCTCGGGCACGAGTTCCTGCGCCACATCACGCGCTGCCGGACGCTGCTGTTCGTGATCGACATGGCGGGCAGCGAGGGGCGCGACCCGATCTCCGATCTGGAGATTCTCCGCAAGGAAGTGCGCGAGTACGATGAGGAGCTCGGCGAGTTCCCGTGGATCGTGATCGCCAACAAGATGGACCTCGAGGCGTCCGAGGAAAATCTGAAGATCTTCCGGGCTCGCTTTCCGAAGATCCGGGTCATCCCGATCTCGGCAGAGATGGAGGAAGGCTTGGAGGAGCTTCGCGACTACCTCGACAAGGAAGTCGGATACCGGGCGTGA
- the purH gene encoding bifunctional phosphoribosylaminoimidazolecarboxamide formyltransferase/IMP cyclohydrolase produces the protein MSIQRALLSVSDKSGLAEFAKELHEFGVQLLSTGGTAKALREAGLPVTDVSDYTGAPELFEGRVKTLHPKVHGGLLHKRDDKEHLAQATKHDIPPIDLVVVNLYPFEETVAKEGVTLAEAIENIDIGGPSMLRSAAKNYAHVTVVTDPGDYARVIDEMKDHDGNTTLGFREELAVKVFHRTSEYDGAISNFLGKCEDGTRCTYTVSLPLDRELRYGDNPHQKAALYGDFSSCFSQLQGKELSYTNILDIEAAADLILDFVRPTIGILKHTNPCGVGQDDDDLREAWKKAFETDRQAPFGGVIVCNRPLTEGVARIISEIFTDVIIAPDYEPEARAVLQKKKNLRLMKLNEAYLSAKKAPLLRSCPGGLMVMDRDHTALGLDDLESKVVSKRPPTEEEMRAMRFAWRVVKHVKSNAIVYARADRTLGIGAGQMSRVDSSRIAVWKAEEAGLPLDGSVIASDAMFPFADGLKAAIDAGATACIQPGGSIRDEEVIAAADEAGLAMVFTGHRHFRH, from the coding sequence ATGTCCATTCAGCGCGCGCTTCTCTCCGTATCCGACAAGTCCGGCCTCGCCGAATTCGCCAAGGAACTCCATGAGTTCGGCGTCCAACTGCTCTCGACAGGTGGCACCGCCAAGGCACTCAGGGAAGCCGGGCTGCCGGTGACCGATGTGTCCGACTACACGGGCGCCCCCGAGCTCTTCGAGGGCCGGGTGAAGACCCTGCACCCGAAGGTCCACGGAGGATTGCTTCACAAGCGTGACGACAAGGAGCATCTCGCACAGGCGACGAAACACGACATCCCGCCGATCGATCTGGTCGTTGTGAATCTCTACCCCTTCGAGGAAACGGTGGCGAAGGAGGGCGTCACTCTCGCCGAGGCAATCGAGAACATCGACATCGGAGGCCCTTCGATGCTCCGCAGCGCGGCGAAGAACTACGCCCACGTCACGGTCGTCACCGATCCGGGCGACTACGCCCGGGTGATTGACGAGATGAAGGATCACGATGGCAATACCACCCTCGGCTTCCGTGAGGAACTCGCGGTCAAGGTCTTCCACCGGACCTCCGAATACGACGGAGCGATTTCGAACTTCCTCGGCAAGTGCGAGGACGGCACACGCTGCACCTACACGGTGAGCCTGCCGCTCGACCGCGAACTCCGCTACGGAGACAACCCGCACCAGAAAGCGGCTCTCTACGGTGACTTTAGTAGCTGCTTCAGCCAACTCCAAGGCAAGGAGCTCAGCTATACCAACATCCTCGATATCGAGGCGGCGGCCGACCTGATCCTCGACTTCGTCCGGCCGACCATCGGCATCCTCAAGCACACCAACCCGTGCGGCGTCGGGCAGGATGACGACGACCTGCGCGAGGCGTGGAAGAAGGCGTTCGAAACCGATCGCCAGGCACCCTTCGGAGGTGTGATCGTGTGCAACCGGCCGCTGACGGAAGGCGTCGCGCGCATCATCTCGGAGATCTTCACCGACGTCATCATCGCGCCCGACTACGAACCCGAGGCGAGGGCGGTGCTGCAGAAGAAGAAGAACCTCCGCCTCATGAAGCTAAACGAGGCTTATCTGTCGGCCAAGAAGGCTCCGCTCCTCCGGTCCTGTCCGGGAGGGCTGATGGTGATGGATCGCGACCATACCGCGCTTGGTCTCGATGATCTCGAGAGCAAGGTCGTCTCGAAGCGTCCGCCCACCGAGGAAGAGATGCGCGCCATGCGCTTCGCCTGGCGGGTGGTCAAGCACGTGAAGTCGAATGCCATCGTCTACGCCCGTGCCGACCGTACCCTCGGAATCGGCGCCGGCCAGATGAGCCGCGTCGACAGCTCGCGCATCGCGGTCTGGAAAGCCGAAGAGGCAGGCTTGCCGCTCGATGGCTCGGTGATCGCATCCGATGCGATGTTCCCGTTTGCCGACGGCCTCAAGGCCGCCATTGACGCCGGAGCGACCGCCTGCATCCAGCCCGGCGGCTCGATCCGCGACGAGGAAGTCATCGCCGCAGCCGACGAAGCCGGTCTCGCGATGGTCTTCACCGGCCACCGGCACTTCCGCCACTGA
- a CDS encoding ribonuclease HII, protein MPDFSLEATCWSRGLKTVAGIDEAGRGPLAGPVSAAAVILPSGFTCVGLDDSKRLSEKRRESIFEILTADPDVRWSLAFAEPDEIDSINILRATHAAMARAALGLGTRIDHCLIDGLAVPGFPMPHDGVVKGDGKSLSIAAASVIAKVARDRRMRKHALEFPHYGFDRHKGYGTKAHLEALRRHGPCPIHRRSFQPVSQLELWSGPDDTECA, encoded by the coding sequence GTGCCCGACTTCTCGCTTGAAGCCACCTGCTGGTCGCGCGGCCTGAAGACGGTCGCCGGAATCGACGAAGCGGGAAGGGGACCACTCGCCGGCCCGGTTTCGGCTGCCGCCGTGATTTTGCCGTCAGGCTTCACTTGTGTCGGGCTCGATGACTCCAAGCGCCTCAGCGAGAAGCGGCGCGAGTCGATCTTCGAGATTCTGACTGCCGATCCCGACGTCCGCTGGTCGCTTGCCTTCGCGGAGCCGGACGAGATCGATTCGATCAACATCCTGCGCGCCACGCACGCCGCGATGGCCCGCGCGGCACTGGGACTTGGCACGCGGATAGACCACTGCCTCATCGACGGGTTGGCGGTGCCCGGATTCCCGATGCCCCACGACGGAGTGGTGAAGGGCGACGGCAAATCTCTGTCGATTGCTGCGGCGAGCGTGATCGCGAAGGTCGCTCGTGACCGTCGAATGAGAAAGCATGCCCTCGAATTCCCTCATTACGGCTTCGACCGCCACAAGGGCTACGGCACCAAGGCGCACCTTGAGGCACTCCGTCGTCACGGGCCGTGCCCCATCCACCGGAGATCGTTCCAGCCCGTGAGCCAATTGGAGCTCTGGTCCGGACCTGACGACACCGAATGCGCTTGA
- the gatC gene encoding Asp-tRNA(Asn)/Glu-tRNA(Gln) amidotransferase subunit GatC: MATNHIDVRYVAGLARLELSDAECATFQPQLDAILEYAESLSKLDVEGIEPTAHPVPVYDVMREDVPDTSLPVEAVLANAPEQAQQQIRVPKVIADA, translated from the coding sequence ATGGCCACCAACCACATCGATGTGCGATATGTCGCCGGACTGGCGAGGCTGGAGCTCAGCGACGCCGAGTGCGCGACCTTCCAGCCCCAGCTCGATGCGATCCTTGAGTATGCCGAAAGCCTGTCGAAGCTGGACGTCGAGGGCATCGAGCCGACGGCCCACCCGGTTCCGGTCTACGATGTGATGCGGGAAGACGTGCCCGACACCAGCCTGCCGGTCGAAGCCGTGCTCGCCAATGCACCGGAGCAGGCCCAACAGCAGATCCGGGTCCCGAAAGTCATCGCCGACGCCTGA
- a CDS encoding YqgE/AlgH family protein, producing the protein MPDAQIQLEGTLLLATPALRDGIFDRSVILLADHSAKEGAFGLILNHPTGHEVGHFLKQEEFSALERIPVHIGGPVSPEQLTFSAFWWNPHDGLHCQVRLPAEEAIQRTKQPGVLVRAFIGYSGWSAGQLEQELRRDSWITAKPNPELLGKAHDQGLWSELLRSMSPYHHILSEAPGDPGLN; encoded by the coding sequence ATGCCTGACGCCCAGATCCAACTCGAGGGAACCCTTCTCCTCGCGACTCCCGCGCTCCGCGACGGGATCTTCGACCGTTCGGTGATTCTGCTGGCGGATCATTCCGCCAAGGAGGGGGCGTTCGGGCTGATTCTCAATCACCCGACCGGGCACGAGGTCGGTCACTTCCTCAAGCAGGAGGAGTTTTCAGCGCTTGAGAGGATTCCGGTGCATATCGGCGGACCGGTGTCGCCCGAGCAGCTCACCTTCTCCGCCTTCTGGTGGAATCCCCACGACGGTCTGCATTGCCAGGTTCGCCTGCCGGCGGAGGAAGCCATCCAGCGGACCAAGCAGCCGGGCGTGCTCGTTCGGGCCTTCATCGGCTACTCGGGTTGGAGTGCCGGACAACTCGAACAGGAGCTCCGGCGGGATTCATGGATCACCGCCAAGCCCAACCCGGAACTGCTGGGCAAGGCGCACGACCAAGGGCTGTGGAGTGAATTGCTGCGCTCGATGTCACCCTATCACCACATCCTTTCCGAGGCACCGGGTGACCCGGGGCTGAATTGA
- a CDS encoding pyridoxine 5'-phosphate synthase: MSLLLGVNVDHVATLRQARYALLPDSPNAEPSPLTAALDAAKGGADSITIHVRGDRRHMQDRDAFEIRERCGLPLNLEMGVTEEMLALALKVRPDFVCLVPETREEVTTEGGLDVAGRLDEVKRCVAALRETGIKVSLFIDPDAAQVEASAEAGGQMVELHTGCFANASTADRSMEVERLVDAARAGAGMDLQVNAGHGINYDNLPELFPVPYLTELNIGHSVVARAMRVGLPTAVREMKTAMGAYPQ; encoded by the coding sequence GTGAGCCTGCTGTTGGGAGTCAATGTCGACCATGTCGCGACGCTGCGGCAGGCTCGCTACGCACTGCTGCCGGATTCGCCGAATGCGGAACCGTCGCCACTGACCGCGGCGCTGGATGCCGCCAAGGGAGGTGCGGACTCGATCACGATCCACGTTCGCGGCGACCGTCGCCACATGCAGGATCGGGATGCATTCGAGATCCGCGAACGCTGCGGCCTTCCCCTCAACCTCGAGATGGGAGTCACCGAGGAGATGCTGGCTCTGGCCCTGAAGGTGCGCCCGGACTTCGTCTGCTTGGTCCCGGAGACCCGGGAAGAGGTGACGACCGAGGGCGGGCTTGATGTGGCCGGTCGCCTCGATGAGGTGAAACGGTGCGTTGCCGCACTCAGGGAGACCGGAATCAAGGTTTCGCTTTTCATCGACCCGGACGCGGCGCAGGTCGAGGCATCGGCGGAAGCTGGTGGCCAGATGGTCGAGCTTCACACCGGTTGCTTTGCCAATGCTTCGACAGCCGACCGCAGCATGGAGGTCGAGCGTCTCGTCGATGCGGCAAGGGCGGGCGCCGGCATGGACCTCCAAGTCAATGCCGGCCATGGCATCAACTACGACAATCTGCCGGAGTTGTTCCCCGTGCCTTACCTGACCGAATTGAACATCGGCCACTCCGTCGTGGCGCGGGCGATGCGGGTCGGGCTACCGACCGCGGTTCGGGAGATGAAGACCGCGATGGGAGCCTATCCGCAATGA
- a CDS encoding gamma-glutamylcyclotransferase family protein → MNPKSHDTDGELVFVYGTLRRGASNAHRLDGAEYLGSARVGGHLYRVSWYPAFVPATYGDDVIGEVWKVSGETLAELDQFEGLSPGQLAGEEYERRKLPVTLTQDAAGAQVPGTRRVNAWIWVWVSPAKGLTRIPTGDWLYPGSAKAPILFTSVGCVGVIAIPIGGASMIVLAADNFALPSDIQDRSVWIYGGLLLGAGLFGTFSLILGERRGEKVPILFELLCVGSALCFAAVVGLLVLS, encoded by the coding sequence GTGAACCCGAAGTCCCACGATACCGATGGGGAATTGGTGTTCGTTTACGGGACGCTGAGGAGGGGAGCGTCGAATGCCCATAGGTTGGATGGCGCGGAGTATCTAGGTTCAGCAAGAGTTGGCGGACATCTGTATCGGGTGTCTTGGTATCCTGCATTCGTTCCGGCAACCTATGGCGATGATGTGATCGGCGAAGTCTGGAAGGTAAGCGGGGAGACCCTTGCCGAACTTGATCAGTTTGAAGGGCTGTCGCCGGGCCAGCTGGCAGGGGAGGAATACGAGCGGCGAAAACTGCCGGTCACCCTGACCCAAGACGCAGCTGGAGCGCAGGTACCCGGGACGCGGAGGGTGAACGCTTGGATCTGGGTTTGGGTGAGCCCTGCGAAAGGCCTGACAAGGATCCCGACTGGCGACTGGCTCTACCCCGGATCCGCAAAAGCACCAATACTCTTCACGAGTGTGGGCTGCGTGGGCGTCATCGCGATTCCGATTGGCGGCGCGAGCATGATAGTATTGGCCGCCGATAACTTTGCTCTGCCATCCGATATTCAAGACCGGTCCGTATGGATCTATGGTGGACTGCTTCTCGGAGCCGGTCTCTTTGGAACTTTCTCACTGATTCTCGGAGAGCGTCGGGGGGAAAAGGTCCCGATTCTCTTTGAACTTCTCTGCGTGGGTTCCGCGCTATGCTTCGCTGCAGTGGTAGGATTGCTCGTGCTCTCCTAA